The window ttatttcattctctcatagatggtgaggactcgtactaccggtcaggagggccagccaccagtaccaccagccagggccgcgaaaGGCCGAAGCCGTGGTAGAGGCTATGGTAAgggtagaggtgcagcccgtacagcagctggggcagtacctgcaaatccaccggttgtcccaaatcaggaccaggttccagttgttgatgcaccagctcaggcaccacctgtgactattgtgattccaggccttcaggaggccctagctcagattctgacagcgtgtactggccttgctcagacggtctctatttcgacgacCGCAACCACtactcaggccaggggaggcactcagactcccgtcgctcgcataCCCGAgtaggttattcagggacttcagacaccagaggcaccaccatCCCAGCCGATTacagttgctcaggattatgtggttcctgttatgcctgaggatgatcagcataggttggagaggtttgggagacttcatccaccacctttcagtggcacagagataGAGGATGCTCTGAACTTTTTGGACAAGtatcagaggatactccgtactgctggtattttggagacttgtggggtctcattcaccaccttttagttttttggggctgtattcagatggtgggagacttaagAGAGGCGTATGCCtattggcgcaacaccccttacttgccAGCAGTACTCTGTGGTCTTTTTAGAGAAGTTCTTGCCTTGatcccacagagaggagctgcgcagacagtttgagcggcttcgccagggtgatatgtctgtgacacagtatgagatgcggttctctaagttggcccgtcatgtgatctggttggttcccacggacagggaaatgatcatgaggtttattgatggcctcacttattagTGTCCACCTTCTCATCCCAAAGATAGTTCTTACATATAGTAGTTATTCTTTTAAAAACTGCTCGAGGTAGTATAAAAATAGATGCCCAGTACACATGTGTGTGCAGCAGTACTGAATTTATCAGCTACACTCTACCATCATAGGATAGTGTTCTCGATCCCTATCCTCTAACTTTAATAGTCAATTTGTCCACCAATATTTCACAGTCTACAACTGATATCTTTCTTGATGTAATAGGGACTCCAAGGTACCTGAATGGGAGTTTTCCTTTTTGGTAACTAGTAATCTCACACATGTTTTCCAAGTGTTGCATACTCATGTTCACACTTAAGATGTTTGATTTCCTTGTATTAGTAGTTAGTCCTGATGCCTTGAAAAAGTCTTCAGTCCTCTTAGCATTAACATGACTAAGTGGAAGTCACCTTTGCAGAATAAAAGAACATCATATGCAAAACATATATGATTCAACTTGATACTCCGACACTTTGTGTGAAATTCAAATCCTTCTTGTTGTGTAACCAGCTTCAATATTCTTGTAAGATATTCCATGAATATAACAAACAGTAGTGGTGAGACATGATCCCCTTGTTGAAGTCCCTTCTTCCCTATTATCTTCCCATATAATCCTCTATTGATTGCTACTGTATATTGTGGAGTCGATATGCAGGCTATGATCCATTTGATGAACCTAGCTGGGAAATTCAAAGCATGTAGCATTTCCTCCACAAATTCCCATTCCACAGAGTCGTATGCTTTTCGAAGGTCTATTTTTATTAGGCAGCTCTTTGTCGTATTCTTTCTATTGTATAGCCTCACTAGATCCTGGTATATAAGTATATTTTGCACAATAGTTCTACCTGTTATAAAGGCACTTTGGTTCTCCGAGATTATGCATGGCAGTATTTACTTGAGCCTGTTACACAATATTTTTTTAGATGACTTTGTACACTGTGTTGCAGCATGCAATTGGTCTAAAACCCCCCACTTTGTCTGCATGTTTTGTTTTTGGAATGACTGTTATCACTGTGCTATTAAGTGCCTTCAACATCTTCCATGTAGCAAAGAACTCTAATACACCATCTGTTAGATCCTTCCCTACAGTCCCCCAACAATATTTGAAAAAGTTGCTACCATATCCATCTGGCCCTGGTGCTTTTCTCCATCAATGTCCCATAGTTCTTGTTTTACCTCTGAATTTGTGAAATCAGCTTCAACCATTATCCGTTGTTCCTCATTCACAGTAGGGTCTGCTCTAACTAGATTGTTGCATACATGTGCTCTGTTATCGTTTTTTGTTCCTAACAATTCAGTATAGAATCCTACAAATGCTCGAGCAATTCCTTCTATATTAGTTATTATTTGGCCCCCATCTCCCCTTATAGAAAATATCATGTTTTCATTCCTTCTTGCTTTCATAAAGTTGTGAAACACCTTTGTGTTTTGATCACCTTGAGTCAGCCATTGAACCTTTGTCTTCTGTCTAAGATATAACTCACTTGCTAGCTGCAGTATGTGATAAGTCTTTGATAACTCCTTCTCCTCTCCTATCAGTGTTGTGTTCATAGGATAAAGTTGGATCTTTTTCTAGCAAACCAGTAATTATTCTTTAGTTTGTTCTGCACTGAGTAGTACTTCATTAAAGGAAGATCTATTTAGCTCCTTTAGAACTCTTTTCAATCTATTGAGTTTCCCACCAATTGGTACATCTTTGTTCATGTACTTCTTATCTCCCAGCTTCTTTTAACTTTGCTTTGAAAATCTGATGTTATTTTCCACATATTGAAGTATTTGAATGGCCTGCTGGTGCTTGTGTTTCCATCCTCCCAGTGCACCATTGCAGAGCAATGGTCATACAAGCCTTCACTCATAAAGTTTATTTCTGATGCTGGTAGATCAATCACCCAATATGTATTAAGAATTACACTGTCAATCCTACTCATAACTCTGTCTGCACCACTTTGCTTATTGTTCCATGTGTAGAAAGCTCCAATGGATCTTAACTCTTGAAGACCATAAGATTCCATGCTTTGTCTAAAGTCTTTCATTTCTGGCATTGTCACAGGGCTGCCAACTCTTTC is drawn from Nicotiana tabacum cultivar K326 chromosome 9, ASM71507v2, whole genome shotgun sequence and contains these coding sequences:
- the LOC142164015 gene encoding uncharacterized protein LOC142164015 — translated: MNTTLIGEEKELSKTYHILQLASELYLRQKTKVQWLTQGDQNTKVFHNFMKARRNENMIFSIRGDGGQIITNIEGIARAFVGFYTELLGTKNDNRAHVCNNLVRADPTVNEEQRIMVEADFTNSEVKQELWDIDGEKHQGQMDMVATFSNIVGGL
- the LOC142164016 gene encoding uncharacterized protein LOC142164016, coding for MPEMKDFRQSMESYGLQELRSIGAFYTWNNKQSGADRVMSRIDSVILNTYWVIDLPASEINFMSEGLYDHCSAMVHWEDGNTSTSRPFKYFNMWKITSDFQSKVKRSWEIRST